One genomic region from Helicobacter ibis encodes:
- a CDS encoding PDC sensor domain-containing protein, protein MDNQRVFVVDITRPILNRKKELMAVVGVVVDLNEISNSIFNAKSVAYANNRNFMITENGVMLVNSNSELVGKNLKDINKDEKITEFIKNNEIGIVDYSYNGVDNYAGITEYRVWKDVDTEWTLVSVVPKDEVYAPLVSVERS, encoded by the coding sequence TTGGATAATCAAAGAGTCTTTGTTGTTGATATAACAAGACCAATTTTAAATAGAAAAAAAGAACTAATGGCTGTTGTTGGCGTTGTGGTTGATTTAAATGAAATTTCTAATTCTATATTCAATGCCAAGAGCGTTGCTTATGCGAATAATAGAAACTTTATGATTACAGAAAATGGAGTAATGCTAGTTAATTCTAATAGTGAATTAGTTGGTAAGAATCTAAAAGATATAAATAAAGATGAAAAAATTACAGAGTTTATAAAAAATAATGAAATAGGTATTGTTGATTATAGTTACAATGGAGTTGATAATTATGCAGGTATCACAGAATATAGAGTATGGAAAGATGTAGATACAGAATGGACGCTTGTATCAGTTGTGCCTAAAGATGAAGTATATGCACCACTTGTAAGCGTAGAGCGATCATAA
- a CDS encoding peptidoglycan D,D-transpeptidase FtsI family protein: MNDTTSKKAGKILLLFLLIGVGFCIFLGTIFYNIITQRQLPNFQAKRVESAIRGSIYSADGFLLASSKKVYKAVVNTYNIDPQKQDLFVSLFSAYSKIPKSEIESKLKEKGNVVLSYNIDSKSASYLKQLNLKLNSLDVFRTYEDSNGNIFKYGLSVVESGEMREYLYDDTMEPILGYINKLDDSRITRVSGVKGIEKSFNEELEPTSDMLMVGTRDIGFNVILNKDSIFKDRVDGYDVISSIPLKLQKKIERLVDKNKDILGAKEVVVGIMEGNSGKILSLASSARFNPNAIKIEDYPKLNANAIEYSYEPGSIIKPIIYSILLDKNLINPSEIIDLENGRYRLDNFYITDTHKLESASIEDVLLYSSNIGMAKIAQRLNAIDYNESLLKFGFGKDSGIDLPYEKIGAIPDSRRLGGEVYKATVSYGYGLRTTFMQMLKAYNTIISNGISYEPYVVEYLLDSKNVKYKINHESPQRILSDKTANIVKDTLIKVVSDGTGRTAKVSGITIGGKTGTAHIAQGGKYVRKYNSSFFGFAKDDKGHEYTIGISVFEPNETEAYFASRTAVPLFREVVELLIKEGYLKANKAK, from the coding sequence ATGAACGATACCACTTCTAAAAAAGCCGGTAAAATCCTGCTTCTATTTTTGCTAATAGGAGTTGGGTTTTGCATATTTTTAGGGACTATTTTTTATAACATCATCACACAAAGACAACTACCAAATTTTCAAGCAAAGAGAGTTGAGAGTGCTATTAGGGGTTCTATTTATAGTGCTGATGGATTCTTGCTTGCATCTAGTAAAAAGGTTTATAAAGCAGTTGTTAATACATATAACATAGATCCACAAAAACAAGACTTATTTGTTAGCTTGTTTTCTGCTTATAGTAAGATTCCAAAAAGCGAGATTGAATCAAAGTTAAAAGAAAAGGGCAATGTAGTCTTGTCTTACAACATAGATTCAAAGAGTGCTTCATATTTAAAGCAACTAAATTTAAAACTAAATTCTTTAGATGTTTTTAGGACATATGAAGATAGCAATGGAAATATTTTTAAATATGGCTTGTCTGTTGTTGAGAGTGGAGAGATGAGAGAGTATCTATATGATGATACAATGGAGCCAATTTTAGGATATATAAATAAACTAGATGATAGTAGAATCACGCGTGTAAGTGGTGTTAAAGGTATAGAAAAGAGTTTTAATGAAGAGTTAGAGCCAACTAGCGATATGTTAATGGTGGGCACTAGAGATATAGGATTCAATGTCATTTTAAATAAAGATTCAATTTTTAAAGATAGAGTTGATGGATATGATGTAATATCAAGCATACCTCTAAAGTTGCAAAAAAAAATAGAAAGATTGGTTGATAAGAATAAAGATATTCTGGGTGCAAAAGAAGTTGTTGTTGGAATAATGGAAGGTAATAGTGGCAAGATTTTAAGTCTTGCAAGTAGTGCTAGATTTAATCCAAATGCAATTAAAATAGAAGACTATCCAAAGCTAAATGCAAATGCAATAGAGTATTCTTACGAGCCCGGAAGTATAATTAAGCCGATAATTTATTCTATTTTGCTTGATAAGAATCTAATAAATCCAAGTGAGATTATAGATTTAGAGAATGGAAGATATAGGCTTGATAATTTTTATATCACAGATACTCATAAGCTAGAATCTGCAAGCATAGAAGATGTGTTGTTGTATTCAAGCAATATTGGCATGGCAAAGATTGCACAACGATTAAATGCGATAGACTATAATGAGAGCTTGTTGAAGTTTGGATTTGGCAAAGATAGTGGTATAGATTTGCCTTATGAGAAAATAGGTGCAATTCCAGATTCAAGGAGACTTGGAGGAGAAGTATATAAAGCAACCGTGTCTTATGGCTATGGACTTAGGACTACATTTATGCAGATGTTAAAGGCATATAACACGATAATTAGCAATGGAATCTCTTATGAACCTTATGTTGTAGAATATCTGCTAGATAGCAAAAATGTAAAATACAAAATAAATCACGAATCCCCACAAAGAATCTTAAGCGATAAAACGGCAAACATTGTAAAAGATACACTAATAAAAGTAGTATCCGATGGCACAGGTAGGACTGCTAAGGTAAGTGGAATAACAATCGGAGGCAAAACAGGGACTGCACATATAGCACAAGGTGGAAAGTATGTAAGGAAATATAATAGCTCATTTTTTGGGTTTGCTAAAGATGATA
- the flgC gene encoding flagellar basal body rod protein FlgC: protein MFLSSFDISGYGLSAQRQRVNLISSNIANANTTRTDEGGPYRRRELILKAFDFDKVLNQKYEKSNNLLEYEDPLDEMDIFDEGRKPKPTLMSVYVDKVVRDDTQPRMKYEPSHPDANSEGYVAYPNINPVVEMANLIEATKAYQANVAVFQSAKNMATTAISMFQA, encoded by the coding sequence ATGTTTTTATCTAGTTTTGATATTAGTGGATATGGACTATCAGCTCAAAGACAAAGAGTAAATTTAATATCAAGCAATATAGCAAATGCAAATACCACAAGAACAGATGAAGGTGGTCCTTATAGAAGAAGAGAATTGATTTTAAAAGCATTTGATTTTGATAAAGTTTTGAATCAAAAGTATGAAAAAAGTAATAATTTGCTAGAATATGAAGATCCATTAGATGAGATGGATATTTTCGATGAGGGGCGAAAGCCAAAGCCTACGCTAATGAGCGTTTATGTTGATAAAGTTGTCAGGGACGATACTCAACCTAGAATGAAATATGAGCCAAGCCATCCAGATGCTAACTCTGAAGGTTATGTTGCATATCCTAACATTAACCCGGTTGTAGAAATGGCAAATTTAATTGAAGCCACAAAGGCTTATCAGGCAAATGTCGCTGTTTTTCAGAGTGCTAAGAATATGGCTACGACTGCTATTTCAATGTTCCAAGCATAA
- a CDS encoding saccharopine dehydrogenase family protein, producing the protein MACVLQIGAGGVGGVVAHKMAMNRYVFSKIILASRTISKCEAIAESIRSKSLGEIICESVDADNVDSIVALIDKYKPKLVVNVALPYQDLTIMEACLRTKTHYLDTANYEHPDSAHFEYKEQWAYDTRYKEAGIFGLLGSGFDPGVTNVFCAYTQKHYFDEIESIDILDCNAGDHGYAFATNFNPEINLREVSSKARFWVKDEKLALNSDLKKDTIYRKFEREEKHFKLEANTQDLKNESYFNGEWRDVAPLDLMKEWEYPEVGVKNSYLLYHEELESLIRNIKGLKRIRFFMTFGESYLTHMKCLENIGFLRVDEIEHNGQKIVPIQVLKTLLPDPASLAPRTKGQTHIGCYIKGKKDGKDRTIYIYNICDHEACYKEVNAQGVSYTTGVPAMIGAKLICEGKWGLNMPKIPNKADNSDMPKGGENQGVDSNNGSGVWNMEQNDPDPFMAELNKQGLPYVVCEIDSNGMRKVLEDGRK; encoded by the coding sequence ATGGCTTGTGTTTTACAAATTGGTGCAGGTGGTGTAGGTGGCGTAGTAGCTCATAAAATGGCGATGAATAGATATGTTTTCTCTAAGATTATCCTTGCTTCTCGCACAATCTCTAAATGTGAAGCAATCGCAGAATCTATCCGTTCTAAAAGTTTGGGTGAGATTATTTGTGAAAGTGTAGATGCAGATAATGTCGATTCTATCGTAGCTTTGATAGATAAATACAAGCCAAAGCTAGTGGTAAATGTAGCCCTCCCCTATCAAGATCTAACCATAATGGAAGCGTGCCTAAGGACAAAGACGCATTATTTAGATACAGCAAATTATGAGCACCCAGATAGTGCACACTTTGAATACAAAGAACAATGGGCATATGATACAAGATATAAAGAAGCAGGTATCTTTGGACTTTTAGGAAGCGGTTTTGATCCGGGCGTTACAAATGTATTTTGTGCGTATACACAAAAGCATTATTTTGACGAGATTGAATCTATTGATATACTAGATTGCAATGCAGGAGATCATGGCTATGCCTTTGCTACGAACTTTAATCCAGAGATAAATTTGCGTGAGGTAAGCTCCAAAGCAAGATTTTGGGTAAAAGATGAGAAACTAGCATTAAATTCAGATCTTAAAAAAGATACTATTTATCGTAAGTTTGAGCGAGAAGAAAAACACTTCAAACTAGAAGCAAACACACAAGATTTAAAAAATGAAAGCTATTTTAATGGGGAGTGGCGAGATGTCGCTCCACTTGATTTAATGAAAGAGTGGGAATACCCAGAAGTAGGCGTGAAAAATAGCTATCTACTTTACCACGAGGAATTAGAATCGCTTATCCGCAATATCAAAGGATTAAAGAGAATCCGCTTCTTTATGACTTTTGGAGAATCTTATCTTACACATATGAAATGTTTAGAAAACATCGGTTTCTTACGCGTAGATGAGATAGAGCATAATGGGCAAAAAATCGTGCCTATCCAAGTGCTAAAAACCCTTCTTCCAGATCCAGCAAGCCTAGCCCCTAGAACCAAAGGTCAAACACACATCGGTTGCTACATAAAGGGTAAAAAAGATGGCAAAGATAGGACAATTTATATCTATAATATTTGCGACCATGAGGCGTGTTACAAAGAAGTAAATGCACAAGGGGTTAGCTATACTACTGGAGTGCCAGCGATGATTGGAGCAAAGTTGATATGTGAGGGCAAATGGGGGCTAAATATGCCAAAAATACCAAACAAAGCAGATAATAGCGATATGCCAAAAGGCGGGGAAAATCAGGGAGTAGATTCTAATAATGGTAGTGGTGTGTGGAATATGGAGCAAAACGACCCTGATCCATTTATGGCAGAGCTAAACAAGCAAGGCCTCCCTTATGTTGTGTGTGAGATAGATTCTAATGGGATGCGAAAAGTATTGGAGGATGGGCGGAAGTAG
- a CDS encoding TSUP family transporter, whose translation MFEVFGFDIYIIACLFFVALIAGFIDSIAGGGGMITIPSLLLAGASPLETLATNKLQSSFGSFSAARYFYNKGYINLKESLPNIIIVFLLSGAGTISVQFIDTNALQKFLPFLIMAFGIYFLFSPQVNNEDRASHKRLFILALCAIGFYDGFFGPGTGSFFLLALIMLAGFNITKSLAQAKLYNFSTNLASVLFFAFSGNMLFGIGLIMALGQFIGANLGAKMALKYGVKIIKPLIVLVSFIMSIKLIYENIIVG comes from the coding sequence ATGTTTGAGGTTTTTGGATTTGATATATACATTATAGCATGTTTGTTTTTTGTAGCATTAATAGCTGGATTTATAGATTCAATTGCAGGTGGAGGTGGCATGATTACTATACCTAGTTTGCTTCTAGCTGGTGCTTCTCCTCTTGAAACTCTAGCTACAAATAAGCTACAAAGCAGTTTTGGTAGCTTTAGTGCTGCAAGATATTTTTATAACAAAGGCTACATAAACCTAAAAGAATCTCTTCCAAATATAATAATCGTCTTTTTGCTATCTGGAGCTGGAACTATAAGTGTGCAATTTATAGATACTAATGCATTGCAAAAATTTCTACCATTTTTAATAATGGCATTTGGAATCTACTTTTTATTCTCTCCTCAAGTTAATAATGAAGATAGAGCATCTCATAAAAGATTGTTTATACTAGCATTATGTGCAATAGGATTCTATGATGGATTTTTTGGTCCCGGGACTGGGTCTTTCTTTCTTCTAGCATTAATAATGTTAGCTGGATTTAATATTACAAAATCACTAGCACAAGCAAAGCTATATAACTTCTCTACGAATCTAGCATCAGTTTTATTCTTTGCATTTAGTGGGAATATGCTATTTGGCATAGGGCTTATAATGGCATTAGGACAATTTATTGGTGCAAATTTGGGGGCTAAGATGGCTTTAAAATATGGAGTAAAAATCATAAAACCACTAATCGTGCTTGTCTCATTTATAATGTCTATAAAATTAATTTATGAAAATATAATAGTAGGATAA
- a CDS encoding methyl-accepting chemotaxis protein — translation MQNVSDKTSEVTRQAEDIKNIVGVIKDIADQTNLLALNAAIEAARAGEHGRGFAVVADEVRKLAERTGKSLNEIEANVNILVQGINDMSESIREQTTGIEQINDAILH, via the coding sequence ATGCAAAATGTATCAGATAAAACATCTGAAGTAACAAGACAAGCAGAAGATATTAAAAACATAGTAGGTGTAATTAAAGATATAGCAGATCAAACAAATCTACTAGCACTTAATGCTGCAATAGAAGCTGCAAGAGCAGGAGAACATGGTAGAGGATTTGCAGTTGTTGCAGATGAAGTAAGAAAGTTAGCAGAGAGAACTGGTAAATCATTAAATGAAATAGAAGCTAATGTAAATATATTAGTTCAAGGTATTAATGATATGAGTGAATCTATAAGAGAACAAACTACTGGTATAGAGCAAATTAATGATGCAATATTGCATTAA
- the flgB gene encoding flagellar basal body rod protein FlgB has translation MSIFSYSPARALAQEALDHRALRRDMIASNIANVSTPMYRPKDLNFEQMMAKKADEILNNERDFKLDVALTNKNHLLPLEEMALNKPTMFYRDGHLARNDGNSVDLDIETSEMGKNDIMYQAIVGALRKQGGIYTYALESSKNI, from the coding sequence ATGAGCATATTTAGTTATTCACCAGCTAGAGCATTAGCACAAGAAGCACTAGACCACAGGGCGTTAAGACGAGATATGATAGCAAGTAATATAGCAAATGTATCAACTCCTATGTATCGCCCAAAAGATTTAAATTTCGAACAAATGATGGCAAAAAAGGCAGATGAGATTTTAAATAACGAAAGAGATTTCAAGCTTGATGTAGCTTTGACAAACAAAAATCATCTATTGCCATTAGAAGAAATGGCTTTAAATAAGCCTACTATGTTTTATAGAGATGGGCATTTAGCAAGAAATGATGGCAATAGCGTTGATTTAGATATTGAGACAAGTGAAATGGGCAAAAATGACATTATGTATCAAGCAATAGTTGGTGCATTAAGAAAGCAGGGCGGAATTTATACCTATGCTCTAGAATCATCTAAGAATATATAA
- the fliE gene encoding flagellar hook-basal body complex protein FliE, translating into MEINKYGVDFEKINSKLQDVPNLSPNHELNAPGKSFGGMLKEAVDEVNAYQKSTEQVMADMATGQIKDLHQAAIVIGKAENSMKLMLEVRNKAISAYKELIKTQI; encoded by the coding sequence ATGGAAATTAATAAATATGGTGTAGATTTTGAAAAGATAAATTCGAAACTGCAAGATGTGCCAAATTTATCTCCAAACCATGAGCTAAATGCACCGGGAAAAAGTTTTGGTGGTATGCTAAAAGAAGCCGTTGATGAGGTAAATGCATATCAAAAATCAACAGAGCAAGTAATGGCAGATATGGCGACAGGACAGATAAAAGACTTGCATCAAGCAGCAATAGTAATAGGTAAAGCAGAAAATAGCATGAAATTGATGCTTGAAGTTAGAAACAAGGCTATTAGCGCCTATAAAGAGCTTATAAAAACACAAATTTAA